The genomic segment GAGAGTCATGGGATTATTATTTACCTACAAATCCTTCATTTAGCAGTGTTGTGATTATGTCAGCTATACAGTGTTTACATTTGATACActtttgctctgtttttgtgGCCAGGAACAGTACAGTTCATGTATAACTGTATAATAAcatcatttttacttttactttaacttggttgtttaatttttttaaataatgcacacttttttaaatttttgccatctatttatctatctatagtataatatatacagtgtataaTGGTTTAGATACCAACAGGATACCATGACTGAACTTCCAGTATTGATTATTCCTGCTCATTGTTCATGTTCAAATgctgaaaatgtaaaactaaCATTTCTATAAGTATGAGGTGTTTGGGGCacaagaataaaaacaacagcaagtGAGGAATATATCTAAGAAATACTTACAAGTACTCTAAACTCTCTAGAACAAAATCAGCCTTGCAAAACCTCCAGCAGCCCACTGCTTGGAAAATATTGAAGGTGGTCATAAATGTTGGGTCCACtgtaattaaaacattttctttgtctctgagttaagaaaaatgttctgttttataATAACAGGACAGTCATGGGCACTGAGCTACAGGaacactttttgtaattttacacatttatttcttagaatTCATGATGTGGTGACAGATTTCTTCCATTTCCTGGAGCAGCATTTCTCTgttatgtagaaaaactgaaatgTCCTCATATCTCAGAGATTAATTGTGTCTTTAAATTTCTGACACAGCTGCCCTAGAAAAACATTTAGGTAATAGTGacatttttttagtttatttattagAAAATTAGTCACCGCTAAAGTTTATGaagtgtttttttcaaatctgaaaATTAGGTGGTATTTCTTTCTATGTTAAACATCTGAGACCCGAGCTCTTGTTTGGGATGCATTTTAAATTTCTCCAAACTATTTTGGAATACTTTTACCTGAtagcaataaaaaatgtcaggaaAAAATACTTACATAGTTGTTACCAACAGTACcatactttttaaaagtatgtCTGTTTTACAGCATAAAACAACTATACAGCAAACAACAAACTATATTTagcttatccttttttttttacagcgtgtgtataaaatatttaatcactCTGAAAATGCTACGTGTTGTCTTCATTCATAATTTTGAACTCTCTGTGTTGAATTCCTCATTACCGTTTCTGACTTTCCTTTCAAACAAGTTGCACAACAGTGGATGATTGTGTATTCATGCTTTCACTGTGTGCATTTCTGCTTGCAGCGTATAAGTCTCCCGACTACGAGAGCATGAGCTTTGAGCTGATGAGAGACAGGATGGTGTCCATTGGATACCCTCATGAGATTCTGCGCTACAAGTACGACCCCAGCTTCCCCACTCGGTTAGTTTCAAGTCTCTCTAATGATTTACGCCACAATGAAGAAGCCAATCAATTCTTCTTATCTTGTCAAGTATTAATAaactttctcccctttctcccCCTCAGTGGTTTAGTGGTTGACACTACATATGGGAACCTCCTGAAAGTGGATTCAAATGGGAATATTTTGGTCTGCAGTCATGGCTTTCAGTTCCTCAAAGGGTAAGGTCAGAAACAAGTgaatacagtaaaaaaaaaagtttgcataACCTATTTTGTACTTTTTGGTATGAAAGAGATCAAGCAAGGTGAGGACAAGaagggagaaagagatggaaacaTGAAGACTAAAACCCAAGCAAGACTGGGCCAGTTGGATTCAATACagcatatatattatatatatattatgaaGTAATAATATACACATCTATATATACCACTAGAGTTAAATTTCAATGaaacaatcaagatgtgattaaCTTAtaaactttcagctttaattcaaaaaTTACACTACAgtaatttttatacacagtccccTATTTTCTGTGACAGTGGGCTCACTGACAGTTTCATAGCCGGGTGGGGTCCTGGTCCAAGTGCATAACTATATTTGAAACTCTCAGTAGGAGGTACAAAGACCTGTCAGTGCAACTGAAGAAGGCCATCATCAGACTGAAAACCAAAATTAAACTTAAGGGAGGAAACATAGCACTTGGTGAAATCCATCGTTTCTGGACTTCAGACAGTTACTGACCGAAAAGGATTTTTATTGAAGTATTATAAACAATTCttacatataaaataattttagttTGTCCAGTTAAtgttgagcctctgaaaatgtggGCATGTGTATGAACatggctgtaattcctaaaaaaaagtaaaacttttaaaaatatgaagtCAGTATAAAATTATTAGAGACAGACAAAATCTCAACAGTTATCAACATTAAAACCTATTTAAGTCccaccttttttttgttgttgcaaaaAAAGCATCATCATGTTTCATTTCAAATATGAACAGGAGATATTACCTCACTAAACAAACACCCGTTTGTATTGATATCCAACagacaaggaagaaaaacatACCTCAAAATCCTTTTATTGTCTCACTGAAATGGCTGTCAACTTCTCTTTCTTTGCTTGTAAATCGCAGCAGTCAGTACAAGCAAGTGAGTTGAAACTAAGAATTTACACAAACTAGATGTAAATTCATGCAcgtttgcaaaaatgttttgtttctctgCAGCCAGTCAGTCTGGGTTGTTAACACTGATTCGTGTTATCATTTTGTGCCACAGTGAAGACATTCGCAAATACTACCCGAACATGTTCATCCAGAGAGACGACACCGACCGCTTCTACATCCTGAACACTCTCTTCAATCTTTCAGGTATAAAATCCTGCACTCTTCTTTACTTTCTGTAAATTTTGTTTACCGTCTTTGCCGTCTTTTCTACAATTAATTCAAAATTTTCATTGCATTATAAACAATTTACAAGTTATATGCACCCTGCAGAGACTTATCTCTATGCCTGCCTGGTTGACTTCTTTACTGGATGTACCAGATACACAAAGTAAGTCACATATTTTAGCCATATTATATTATCCTATCACCCCACCAAGACCTGGAGAAATACTCACTGTTAAATAAACTCTTCGTCTCGTCCATATCTGCTGTTAAACTCTTCCAGCCTCCTGAAAGGTTTCCAGCATGGTGACTTGCTAATGTCGTACAGAAGCATGTTCCAGGATGTTCGAGATGCTGTGGACTACACTCATGATACGGTGAGTTCACAAAACACACCAAGTGCACCatcaaagacaaaaataatGTGTCCACTTGtcaaaattacaaaatgttcaaaatgttttttaggGAACCTTGAAAGAATTAACTACCAAGAATTTGGAGAAATACATCGTCAGAGATGTGAGTAAACTGAAAAGATTATCAGTCTGAGTTTATGTTAGCgactgaaacactgaaagtATAAATGTTTACAGCCAAACCTCCCTGTGCTCCTCACCCGGATCAAAGAGGTGGCCAAGGTTTTCCTCGCCACTAACAGTGACTACAACTACACCGAGGTGAGTGCAAAGGCTTTTTAACCCTTCCACGcgtagtggtcactacagtggacagctattcaattttttctgtttcttgtatttgtgtcagtgttgatgttatacttgcacataaaccactacatttgacactgatgtgtcactcaaTACACATCAGTTGTCCGCTTAAGTGGAAATTTAATTAACtctttgaaaagtacatgtttaaaaaaatttacttcaaaaatctttttttcattaaaggtgaaaaaaaaatcctgattgaggttgtcataattcatgcatgaaagggtcaAAAAAATTCAATGTCCCATGACTAAAACCTTCTAACTACCAAAGAAAACCACTagacacttcattaggtacaccttgctagtactagGTTGGACTCAGTTCTTTGTGACAAAGCCCtgcaaacattcctcagagattttggtccatatgaACATgttagcatcacacagttaatGCAGATGTGTTGAAATCTCCCATTCTACCACATCTCAAAGGTGCTCTTTTGGATTGAGATATTGTTACTGTGGAGGACATTTGAGTACACTGAGCTCATTGTCATgacaccagtttgagatgatttgagctttgtgtcaTAGTGTGCTCtcttgctggaagcagccaaCAGAAGATAggcacactgtggtcataaaggaatGAACATGATCAGCAAATCATGTTTTCTTGGCAGCATAATTGTCCCAAGAAAACATCCACCACACAATTACACCCCATCAGCAGCCTGAACAGTTGATATAACATACCCAAGCTTGTTTATGCCAGATTCTGAGTCTGAATGTTGAAGCCAAAATCAGGAAATCTCAGAACAGGAAATGTTCAATGAtcttttgtccagttttggtggaaaatgtgtcaataataGGCTCCGTTTCCTGACAGGAGAgccacccagtgtggtcttctgctgctgcaacCTATCTGCTTTAAGACTGCATTCATTCAGATGGTCTTCTACATAGCTTTTCTGGTTGTTCGAGATACTGTTTCCTTTATGGCTCAAAGTAGTCTGACTCCTCTGGGCTCTGGTACagctaaatgcactgagttgctgccatgtaattggttgattagatatttgcattaacaaggaGTTGAATAGGTAGACCTAATCAAGCGGTCTTTTAATGTTTATGAGATCAttgtaaattattatttttccattataaatataaatcatTCTAACTGTATTTTTTACACTTCACCTTCTTCATCAAGGTCATCATGACATACCTGCTGGAAAGTAATGTGAAGGTAAGGCATCTTCAACTGTGGTTTGACTTTTATCCACTAAAGAGAATCatgaaaataaattttttttaaatgttttccttcCAGCCTGGAAGCCCCAAAAAGAGCTGGCGCTCGTATTTCGACCTTGTCGTTGTGGACACCAAAAAGCCGCTGTTCTTTGCAGAGGGGACTGTGCTGAGACAAGTGGACACGGTGTGAAAGAGTGTTTGAAGAGCTGATTCACAGTGTTGAGCATCGACACTTTCCAGTAACGTGtttcatttttatacacagaACACAGGAAAGCTTCGGATCGGGACATACACCGGTGACCTCCAGCATGGAACAGTCTACTCAGGAGGTGAGTCAGCACTGAGTTTTCCTTCAAGTTGGGCAAGAATGTTTTGTTCTAATTAGTAACGTTCAGTTCTGTTCGGTTCAGCTGCTTAACTTGTGTTTTCTGGTTGCAGGATCCTCAGACATTGTTTGTGATCTGCTGGGCGTCATAGGCAAGGACATCCTCTATGTCGGAGATCACATCTTTGGCGACATCCTGAAGTCTAAGAAGCGACAGGGCTGGAAGACTTTCCTGGTCGTCCCTGAGCTCACCAAAGAGCTGCAAGTGTGGGAGGAAAGGAAAAGTATCTTTGAGGAGCTCAAGCGTCTTGATCTCTACTTAGCTGAACTGAACAAGTGAGTCGATTTTTTGTTCCGGTATATTTCCTGTAGATACGTTTAGATTTGAAAGCACTCAGATCTGCAGTTTTTAGATCGGTGTGCTTTACTATtactaaaatgtaaaatagtTAAACCCAATGAAATAATGAACATTGTCTCATGAGGTACAGGGTTCTATATgtgaccagcagggggagcaCAAGCACCCACAGGCCCGCAGTtttgggaaaaaaatcccatctTGTTTCATGAGTAGATGGGATAGACTAGCATTTTATTCAGTAACCATTTATAACATTGTAAAAAATCAACGGTCTCatataattttttattaattcgtgcatttttattgaaaattaaATAAGTTTGTTGATGTTTTGGAGCTCTTGAGAATCCAAACAAGAGAAATCTTCGCTACATATTTACTCATTAACACTTGCTGCTAATAGATTAGCATtataaaaagatttttcatttcCTACATGTGACACAGTTAGATAAAGTGACATACGTGTTCATTGTTCTATATGTGTCTTTTGAAGGCACCCAGACACCACCAGTCAAGAGTATCGTGACATCGGTTCCATTCATATGAGAATGAAGGTGAGCTCTGCACATCACAACACAGCTTTTTAAAGATTTCCACACTTTAGTTGTGGATGCGCGTAAAGTTCAGTGCATTCGTACAACCTACACTGTGCCTTCTGCTGGTATTAGAAATGTTTTTGGGATTCAAATTCTGCCTCTTTCTCTGAATGTTGAAATCTCAAAGTCTTGCATGGGAACAAATTTATCACCACCATGAAATAAATATGTCTCATACGTCCTGGGATATActggaatattttttttgtcattttaaatgcATAAATGCACTTCTAAAATCTACCACTACAATAGCAATGCTTCATTATTgtagcaaaagaaaacacaaatgtgtCTGTGCAGCATAACTACTGTTCAGCACCATTACAGTTCACTTCACCACTTTCTGTTCCTTCAGTTGGCACAGGTAGTGTTAAGCTTCACAGAGTAAGTGTATTTTTAATAGTAAATGCAGGTGTTGGCATGTTAACAGTACGGAGGACATAAAATTCCCTTCGATGTTGAAATCATGTGCTGATTTGTATTTTATGGAAACTGTTTGGAGTAAGTTTACGACCCCCGATTACACTGACACACCCAGtaccatagactgtataaaaaAGATGGAACAGAGGCTACCAAATGCTGTTCAAAAATGCTAGTGAGGAGCAAAAGGTGAGTTtggctacaaaaaaaaaactgaggatATAACTCATTCATGTGTCACCCTAAAGGATACCCAATCTTTCCATAAACCagaccataatttacaaaaatcAACTATTCAGTAAGACTTAACACTAATAACCAAGAGTGTGAACAATTAAAGTGTTTGCTGTGATCATAAATCAAGTGAACAGGGGAGTCATTTTATAATAGACTTTTATACAATCTGACTTGTAGCCAGCTGGTGGTGatgccccctgctggccttTAGA from the Oreochromis niloticus isolate F11D_XX linkage group LG7, O_niloticus_UMD_NMBU, whole genome shotgun sequence genome contains:
- the nt5c2l1 gene encoding 5'-nucleotidase, cytosolic II, like 1, which encodes MEAMDTSISIEEKKRRLEQKVFVNRSLTLENIKCYGFDMDYTLATYKSPDYESMSFELMRDRMVSIGYPHEILRYKYDPSFPTRGLVVDTTYGNLLKVDSNGNILVCSHGFQFLKGEDIRKYYPNMFIQRDDTDRFYILNTLFNLSETYLYACLVDFFTGCTRYTNLLKGFQHGDLLMSYRSMFQDVRDAVDYTHDTGTLKELTTKNLEKYIVRDPNLPVLLTRIKEVAKVFLATNSDYNYTEVIMTYLLESNVKPGSPKKSWRSYFDLVVVDTKKPLFFAEGTVLRQVDTNTGKLRIGTYTGDLQHGTVYSGGSSDIVCDLLGVIGKDILYVGDHIFGDILKSKKRQGWKTFLVVPELTKELQVWEERKSIFEELKRLDLYLAELNKHPDTTSQEYRDIGSIHMRMKLLTYRMDMSYGQMGSLLRSGSRQTLFASQLMRYADLYSSSCLNLMHYPVNYLFMAPPVLMPHEVVSEASSDFESSPLTLSSYPLTNKN